A stretch of Geomonas oryzisoli DNA encodes these proteins:
- the coaD gene encoding pantetheine-phosphate adenylyltransferase, with product MPLRVAVYPGSFDPVTYGHLDIIDRALKIFDGVIVAVARNSEKNALFTVQERIDMLTEILKDRPQARVETFEGLLVDYVRRAGATVVIRGLRAVSDFEFEFQLAQMNRNITREVETLFMMTSVPYSYLSSSIVKEVSHLNGPVDKLVPPLVQGALDAKFRPGR from the coding sequence GTGCCCTTGAGAGTGGCTGTCTATCCCGGCTCCTTCGACCCCGTAACCTACGGCCATCTGGACATCATCGACCGCGCCCTCAAGATCTTCGACGGCGTGATCGTGGCCGTTGCCAGAAACTCCGAGAAGAACGCCCTGTTCACGGTCCAGGAGCGGATCGACATGCTCACCGAGATCCTGAAGGACCGCCCGCAGGCGCGGGTGGAGACCTTCGAGGGGCTCTTGGTCGACTATGTGCGCCGCGCCGGCGCCACCGTGGTCATCCGCGGTCTGCGGGCGGTTTCCGACTTCGAGTTCGAGTTCCAGCTGGCGCAGATGAACCGCAACATCACCCGCGAGGTGGAGACGCTGTTCATGATGACCTCGGTCCCCTACAGCTACCTCTCCTCCTCCATCGTGAAAGAGGTGAGTCACCTGAACGGTCCGGTGGACAAGCTGGTGCCGCCGCTGGTGCAGGGCGCCCTGGACGCGAAGTTCAGGCCGGGGCGCTGA